Proteins encoded in a region of the Panicum hallii strain FIL2 chromosome 3, PHallii_v3.1, whole genome shotgun sequence genome:
- the LOC112885517 gene encoding MDIS1-interacting receptor like kinase 2-like: MDLARNLICILFFLVCTSRAAHSEQAAGALLHWKSTLDSSSTTNLFSWSPANSTCLWFGILCSSASATSHNIIGLRLPEAGIKGRLETLNFAAFPQLTELNLSRNGLHGAIPASISLLHALVYLDLGFNSFETFIPPELGSLSNLVDLRLSNNNLTGAVPYQLSKLPKIVRLEISQNYLDKPEFSPMPTLQIFSMYSIGVNGSFPQFILECPNLTFLDVSWNKLSGPILELLPKMAPNLTYLKVRSNWFSGPIPPTIATLRQLQYLELSNNNFTGVIPWELGTLAELLVLDLQNNPLNGPIPVELCKLSNLYWLNAAGNNLSGTIPSCISGMAALARLELWNNQLEGLMRVTRNSPHSTLTHMITSSSQLPSSASRISDALRRRVAIRVHNFGRENLSNPTDKCEISGISNKKIPKKYFGRILLETISKTSYIPILCIIIKNCASTWLSTSCAPQWLSPASILAICTPAAAALGGVRLAAVSDGFNRGGFGECGDVTAYLAWLEDAGEAPPG; this comes from the exons ATGGATCTAGCTAGAAATCTCATCTGCATTCTCTTCTTCCTCGTATGTACATCCCGCGCAGCCCACAGCGAACAAGCTGCTGGCGCTCTTCTCCATTGGAAGTCCACTTTGGATAGTAGCAGCACCACGAACTTGTTTTCTTGGTCACCAGCCAACTCTACCTGCTTATGGTTCGGCATCCTGTGCAGCAGTGCTAGTGCTACCAGCCACAACATCATTGGACTTCGTCTTCCTGAAGCCGGAATCAAGGGGCGCCTTGAAACCTTAAACTTCGCCGCGTTTCCACAACTCACCGAGCTCAACCTCAGCAGGAATGGCCTCCACGGAGCCATCCCTGCTAGCATCTCTTTGCTGCATGCCCTGGTGTATCTTGACCTCGGCTTCAACAGCTTCGAAACGTTCATACCACCGGAGCTCGGAAGCCTCTCTAACCTCGTCGACCTCCGGCTCAGCAACAACAACCTCACAGGTGCCGTACCGTACCAACTCAGCAAACTCCCCAAGATTGTCCGCCTTGAGATCTCTCAAAACTACTTAGACAAACCAGAGTTCTCCCCAATGCCCACCCTGCAGATCTTTTCCATGTACAGCATCGGTGTCAATGGCAGCTTTCCCCAGTTCATCCTGGAGTGCCCCAACCTGACATTCCTTGACGTGTCATGGAACAAACTCTCTGGGCCTATCCTGGAGTTGCTTCCAAAGATGGCTCCAAATCTAACATACCTCAAAGTGAGATCGAATTGGTTCTCCGGACCGATACCGCCAACAATCGCAACACTGAGGCAGCTGCAATACCTGGAACTCTCAAACAACAACTTCACCGGTGTCATCCCCTGGGAGCTTGGGACACTCGCAGAATTGCTAGTGCTTGATCTGCAAAACAACCCACTCAATGGGCCAATCCCTGTTGAGCTCTGCAAACTTTCAAACTTGTACTGGCTCAATGCTGCAGGGAACAACCTCAGTGGAACGATACCGTCATGTATCAGCGGCATGGCGGCATTGGCACGCCTCGAACTCTGGAACAACCAACTGGAGG GGCTTATGCGGGTAACCCGCAACAGCCCGCACAGCACGCTTACCCACATGATAACATCGTCCTCCCAGCTCCCCTCATCGGCATCTCGAATCTCGGACGCCCTCCGCAGACGCGTCGCAATCAGGGTTCACAATTTCGGTAGAGAAAATTTATCGAACCCTACCGATAAATGCGAAATATCAGGAATATCGAATAAAAAAATTCCTAAAAAATATTTTGGTAGGATTTTGCTAGAAACAATCTCTAAAACATCATACATCCCAATTCTGTGTATAATAATAAAGAA TTGTGCGAGCACCTGGCTCTCCACGTCCTGCGCCCCACAGTGGCTGTCACCCGCTTCAATCCTCGCCATCtgcacgcccgccgccgccgcgctagGCGGCGTCCGCCTCGCCGCTGTCTCGGACGGCTTCAACCGCGGTGGGTTCGGCGAGTGCGGCGACGTCACCGCCTACCTAGCCTGGCTCGAGGACGCTGGCGAAGCTCCTCCGGGATGA
- the LOC112885518 gene encoding polygalacturonase ADPG2-like has translation MASRTLLATTCLLVLLFLTTLGGALVEAHQGPRSPHRKVAPRRGLSTTANAPESSSSADGYATENATTFDVGSFGAAGDGKTDDTAAFQEAWTQACSSAQPAVVLVPAGQSYILKETNLTGPCKSRVTFQLEGTLVAPEDKSGWGNPGHPRWIKFTGVDGLTVAGEGAMDGRGKSSWRNSCRTNHTMPCTFAPAALTFASCSNVEVEGITLLNAPQIHLLLERCRDVTLSRLTISSPSDSPENDGIHVGHSDGVRILGAKIKAGDDCLSVATGTTNLYATRIECGPGHGISIGSLGRGNSRAEVSNITVDGARVSGTLFGARIKTWQGGSGYARGIRFLNMAMDKVKNPIVIDQSYCTTSDPSNTSACDHKQSQSSAVQVSDIVFSKIRGTTVARDAIRLHCSQASPCRDVVLRDVQLKTRKRGKKNAATSTCENTLLAESSNVSPAPCSSATTKKDFVTLIR, from the coding sequence ATGGCTTCGCGCACGCTCCTCGCCACGACTTGCCTTCTCGTCCTGCTGTTCCTGACGACGCTGGGCGGCGCTCTCGTCGAGGCGCATCAAGGGCCACGGTCGCCGCACCGCAAGGTTGCTCCAAGACGCGGGCTCTCGACGACGGCGAACGCGCCGGAGAGTAGTAGTAGTGCCGATGGCTACGCGACGGAGAACGCGACGACGTTTGACGTCGGTAGCTTCGGAGCTGCCGGCGACGGGAAGACCGACGACACGGCCGCGTTCCAGGAGGCATGGACCCAGGCTTGCTCCTCAGCCCAGCCCGCCGTCGTGCTCGTCCCTGCCGGACAGAGCTACATCCTCAAGGAAACCAACCTTACCGGGCCGTGCAAGTCCAGGGTCACGTTCCAGCTCGAGGGAACGCTGGTGGCTCCGGAGGACAAGTCGGGCTGGGGCAACCCAGGCCACCCTCGCTGGATCAAATTCACCGGCGTCGACGGCCTCACggtggccggcgagggcgcCATGGACGGCAGGGGCAAGTCGTCGTGGAGGAACTCGTGCCGGACGAACCACACGATGCCGTGCACCTTCGCGCCGGCGGCGCTCACCTTCGCGTCGTGCAGCAACGTCGAGGTGGAGGGCATCACGCTGCTGAACGCGCCGCAGATCCACCTGCTGCTGGAGCGCTGCCGCGACGTGACGCTCTCCCGGCTCACCATCTCGTCGCCCAGCGACAGCCCCGAGAACGACGGCATCCACGTCGGGCACAGCGACGGCGTCCGCATCCTGGGTGCCAAGATCAAGGCCGGCGACGACTGCCTGTCGGTGGCGACGGGCACGACGAACCTGTACGCCACCAGGATCGAGTGCGGCCCGGGGCACGGGATCAGCATCGGGAGCCTCGGCAGGGGGAACAGCAGGGCCGAGGTGTCCAACATCACGGTCGACGGGGCCCGCGTGTCGGGCACGCTCTTCGGGGCGCGGATCAAGACGTGGCAAGGGGGCAGCGGGTACGCCAGGGGCATCAGGTTCCTGAACATGGCCATGGACAAGGTGAAGAACCCCATCGTGATCGACCAGAGCTACTGCACCACGTCGGACCCCTCCAACACCTCGGCGTGCGACCACAAGCAGAGCCAGAGCTCCGCCGTCCAGGTCAGCGACATCGTGTTCAGCAAAATCAGGGGCACCACCGTCGCCAGGGACGCCATCAGGCTGCACTGCAGCCAGGCCTCCCCGTGCCGCGACGTCGTGCTCAGGGACGTCCAGCTCAAGACCAGGAAACGCGGCAAGAAGAACGCCGCCACGAGCACCTGCGAGAACACCCTGCTGGCCGAGTCGAGCAACGTTTCTCCGGCGCCGTGCTCGTCCGCGACGACCAAGAAGGATTTCGTCACGCTGATCCGCTAG